From a region of the Methylocystis hirsuta genome:
- a CDS encoding DUF4239 domain-containing protein, producing the protein MPPKKEAPVPQSFTSLSVPQMAALFCVGSLAVTWLCVFLFNRLAHRWVHGRRNANEMIGLTLAAFSTLYGILLGLLAVEAYQDFSSVQDIISKEAVAIATLHRDFDGFPQPTRGELQDNLRNYAREAIDAVHPPPNVPQDPHSRSPGLTALFAQVMSFQAKLKSEEIVQTETFSRLNTLVEHRRYLIAAGANGIPKELWLVVCLGGLSLLGLICIFDMEFHVHLILSGAMALFLGSVIFLIAAMDNPFNGGMTVDSGPLEAVLASFPEAR; encoded by the coding sequence ATGCCGCCGAAGAAGGAGGCGCCGGTGCCGCAGTCGTTTACAAGTTTGTCCGTCCCGCAAATGGCCGCTCTGTTCTGCGTCGGCTCGCTCGCCGTGACGTGGCTCTGCGTTTTTCTTTTCAATCGGCTCGCGCATCGGTGGGTGCATGGGCGTCGCAACGCCAATGAAATGATCGGGTTGACGTTGGCCGCCTTTTCGACGCTTTACGGAATTTTGCTGGGATTGCTCGCGGTCGAGGCCTATCAGGATTTTTCTTCCGTACAGGACATCATCTCCAAGGAGGCGGTGGCGATCGCCACCCTTCATCGAGATTTCGACGGGTTTCCGCAGCCGACGCGGGGCGAGCTTCAGGACAATCTGCGCAACTATGCGCGCGAGGCGATCGACGCTGTTCATCCGCCGCCGAATGTTCCTCAGGATCCCCATTCACGTTCGCCTGGATTGACGGCGCTCTTCGCGCAGGTGATGAGTTTTCAAGCCAAGCTAAAAAGCGAGGAAATCGTTCAGACCGAGACGTTCAGTCGCCTGAACACGCTTGTCGAGCATCGCCGCTATCTCATCGCCGCCGGCGCGAACGGCATTCCAAAGGAGCTGTGGCTGGTGGTCTGTCTCGGCGGTCTTTCGTTGCTTGGCCTGATATGCATCTTTGACATGGAGTTCCATGTCCATCTGATCCTGAGCGGCGCTATGGCGCTGTTTCTCGGCTCGGTGATCTTTCTGATCGCCGCGATGGACAATCCATTTAACGGCGGCATGACGGTTGATTCAGGCCCGCTTGAAGCGGTGCTGGCGTCCTTCCCGGAGGCGCGCTGA
- a CDS encoding class I SAM-dependent methyltransferase yields the protein MIRAMHDVVDLRAFYDTALGGVARRLVSRLVRARWQDHAGLRVLGLGYATPYLDDFREKAQRVLAFMPATQGVVHWPLDGRSASALVEPSMTPLPDASMDRILIVHALETDEHPHDLLEEVWRILAPGGRVLIVAPSRTGLWARVDTTPFGQGHPYSRGQLQQLLQAAQFLPLYWDEALYVPPFQRASLLRSAPAFERIAGRFSLPGGGVHIVEATKQLYRPVMRRAVRRLPIELEPAMEPAGAEPGLEGIS from the coding sequence ATGATCCGCGCCATGCACGACGTTGTCGATTTGCGCGCGTTTTACGATACGGCGCTGGGCGGGGTCGCCCGCCGCCTTGTGTCGCGGCTGGTGCGCGCGCGCTGGCAGGACCACGCCGGCCTGCGCGTGCTCGGCCTTGGCTACGCGACGCCCTATCTCGACGACTTTCGCGAGAAAGCGCAGCGGGTTCTTGCCTTCATGCCGGCCACGCAGGGCGTCGTCCATTGGCCGCTCGACGGGCGCTCCGCCTCCGCTCTGGTGGAGCCGTCGATGACGCCGCTGCCCGACGCCAGCATGGATCGCATCCTGATCGTGCATGCGCTCGAGACCGATGAACACCCGCACGATCTGCTCGAAGAGGTCTGGCGCATTCTTGCGCCCGGCGGCCGGGTGCTGATCGTCGCGCCGAGCCGCACGGGTCTTTGGGCGCGCGTCGACACGACGCCCTTCGGGCAGGGCCACCCCTATTCGCGCGGCCAGCTGCAGCAATTGTTGCAGGCGGCGCAGTTTCTGCCGCTTTATTGGGACGAGGCGCTTTACGTGCCGCCGTTCCAGCGCGCTTCGCTGCTGCGCTCGGCGCCGGCCTTTGAGCGAATCGCCGGCCGCTTCTCGCTGCCCGGCGGCGGCGTGCATATCGTGGAAGCGACGAAGCAGCTCTATCGCCCGGTCATGCGCCGCGCCGTGCGTCGCCTGCCGATCGAACTTGAGCCGGCGATGGAGCCGGCCGGCGCCGAGCCGGGGCTGGAAGGAATAAGTTAG
- the galU gene encoding UTP--glucose-1-phosphate uridylyltransferase GalU has translation MSKRIRKAVFPVAGLGTRFLPATKAVPKEMLTVVDRPVVQHVVDEAREAGIEHFIFVTGRGKGAIEDHFDMAYELEDTLRRRNKSKEYEALMSDLPAAGATSFTRQQAPLGLGHAVWCARDIIGDEPFAVLLPDMITLPARGKSARCLAEAVAAYEKHGGNIIAVEEVKPEETHQYGIVARGKDYGATFEITGMVEKPPQGTAPSNFIISGRYILEPEIFALLEKHEKGAGGEIQLTDAMIHLAKTRPFHAVRFDGRTYDTGSKLGFLVANVAFGLARPDVAEGLRAELKKMLD, from the coding sequence ATGAGCAAACGCATTCGCAAGGCTGTTTTCCCCGTCGCCGGGCTCGGCACGCGCTTCCTGCCGGCCACCAAGGCCGTGCCGAAGGAGATGCTGACCGTCGTCGACCGCCCGGTCGTGCAGCATGTCGTGGACGAAGCGCGAGAAGCCGGAATAGAGCATTTCATTTTCGTCACCGGGCGCGGCAAGGGGGCCATCGAAGATCACTTCGACATGGCCTATGAGCTTGAGGACACGCTGCGCCGCCGCAACAAGTCGAAGGAATATGAAGCGCTGATGTCAGACCTGCCAGCCGCGGGCGCGACGAGCTTCACCCGCCAGCAGGCGCCGCTTGGCCTCGGCCACGCCGTGTGGTGCGCGCGCGACATTATCGGCGACGAGCCCTTCGCGGTGCTGCTGCCCGACATGATCACGCTTCCCGCGCGAGGCAAAAGCGCGCGCTGTCTTGCCGAGGCGGTCGCGGCTTACGAAAAACACGGCGGCAATATCATCGCGGTCGAGGAAGTGAAGCCGGAAGAGACGCATCAATACGGCATCGTCGCACGCGGCAAGGACTACGGGGCGACGTTCGAAATCACAGGGATGGTCGAAAAGCCGCCGCAGGGGACCGCGCCCAGCAATTTCATCATTTCCGGTCGCTATATTCTGGAGCCGGAAATTTTCGCGCTGCTTGAAAAGCATGAAAAAGGCGCTGGCGGCGAAATTCAGCTCACCGACGCCATGATCCATCTTGCGAAGACGCGGCCCTTCCACGCCGTACGCTTCGACGGGCGGACCTATGACACGGGCTCGAAGCTAGGCTTCCTTGTCGCCAATGTGGCCTTCGGCCTGGCGCGGCCGGACGTCGCGGAGGGCCTGCGCGCCGAGCTGAAGAAGATGCTCGATTAG
- a CDS encoding cupin domain-containing protein, with amino-acid sequence MTSGLSTQEVVRLLELAPHPEGGFYRQTFRDLLPVDGPRAASTAIYYLLPGGGISHWHRVDAAEVWHFYAGAALELKIASPGAPTEVLRLGAELAAGERPQAVVPAGVWQSARSLGQGAGEWTLVGCTVAPGFEFAGFELAPADVSPDSLP; translated from the coding sequence ATGACCAGCGGGCTTTCGACGCAGGAGGTCGTGCGGCTCCTCGAGCTGGCGCCCCATCCCGAGGGCGGCTTTTATCGGCAGACCTTTCGCGATTTATTGCCGGTCGACGGCCCCCGCGCCGCCTCGACGGCGATCTACTATCTGCTCCCTGGCGGCGGGATATCCCACTGGCATCGGGTCGACGCCGCCGAAGTCTGGCACTTTTACGCCGGCGCGGCGCTGGAGCTTAAGATCGCGTCGCCGGGCGCCCCGACCGAAGTCTTGCGGCTGGGCGCCGAGCTCGCGGCGGGCGAGCGGCCACAAGCCGTAGTCCCCGCAGGCGTTTGGCAGTCGGCGCGAAGCCTCGGCCAGGGGGCGGGCGAATGGACCCTCGTCGGCTGCACCGTCGCGCCGGGCTTCGAATTCGCCGGCTTCGAGCTGGCGCCGGCGGACGTCTCGCCCGACTCTTTGCCTTGA
- a CDS encoding alpha/beta hydrolase, producing MAAIDGPRVQARSGKPKQLVVFLHGYGADGADLIEIGRQWRAFLPDADFVAPHAPERCAASPTGRQWFPLTMRDPEERWRGCVAARPTLDAFLDDELAKRGFDDRALALVGFSQGTMMALHTGLRRERAPRAILGYSGVYVLGPAQADEAPMAYEKPPAVLLAHGEEDEMIPVEALLMSANALADSGVPTQWHLSARLGHGIDETGLIHGALFLAQSFGVAVELRRR from the coding sequence ATGGCGGCGATTGATGGTCCGAGAGTGCAGGCGCGTTCCGGCAAGCCGAAGCAGCTCGTCGTTTTTCTTCACGGCTACGGCGCCGACGGCGCCGATCTCATCGAGATCGGCCGCCAATGGCGCGCCTTCCTTCCCGACGCCGATTTCGTCGCGCCGCATGCGCCTGAGCGATGCGCCGCGTCGCCGACCGGACGACAATGGTTTCCGCTCACCATGCGCGATCCCGAAGAGCGCTGGCGCGGCTGCGTCGCTGCGCGTCCGACGCTCGACGCCTTTCTGGACGACGAACTCGCCAAGCGCGGGTTCGACGATCGCGCGCTGGCGCTGGTCGGATTCAGCCAGGGCACGATGATGGCGCTGCATACGGGACTGCGCCGCGAGCGCGCGCCGCGCGCGATTCTCGGCTATTCGGGCGTCTATGTGCTCGGGCCGGCGCAGGCGGACGAAGCGCCGATGGCCTATGAGAAACCGCCGGCCGTCCTCTTGGCGCACGGCGAAGAAGACGAAATGATCCCGGTCGAGGCGCTGCTCATGTCCGCCAATGCGCTGGCGGATTCGGGCGTGCCGACCCAATGGCACCTCTCGGCGCGGCTTGGCCATGGGATCGACGAAACCGGATTGATCCACGGCGCTCTGTTCCTGGCGCAGTCCTTCGGCGTCGCCGTCGAACTTCGCCGACGCTGA
- a CDS encoding beta-ketoacyl-[acyl-carrier-protein] synthase family protein, giving the protein MPQQGAARRIVITGMGAVSAAGVGATPLWRAARDGVSCVRPLRSERPYVGRIKIAAQVPDFNPTTHIEAELLPYCDPFTQFSIVAADEALAQAGFERKQVGGPRTAVIIGTGIGGATTIDNNAYLEYKLDGRPDTLTVPRLIPSAAPTTLGMRYGAKGPTFALASACSSAAQAIGEAFEMLRAGRADRAIAGGAEACVINGSIRSWEALRVLTPDLCRPFSQKRNGMTLGEGAAVVILETLEGAQARGATPLCELAGYGTTSDAFDPLRADVEGPSRCMRLALESAGLEPGDVDYLNAHGTATYANDITESQAMRAVFGDAPPPVSSTKPVHGHALGASGGLELVVTISALRDQIAPPTINFLEPDPKCEVDAIPNVARQMPIRVALSNSFAFGGINATLAVRAMT; this is encoded by the coding sequence ATGCCGCAACAAGGCGCCGCGCGCAGAATCGTCATTACCGGAATGGGCGCGGTGTCGGCTGCCGGCGTTGGCGCGACGCCGCTGTGGCGCGCGGCGCGTGACGGCGTGTCTTGCGTGCGCCCGCTGAGATCGGAGCGCCCCTATGTGGGGCGAATCAAGATCGCCGCGCAGGTCCCGGATTTCAATCCGACGACGCATATCGAAGCCGAACTGCTTCCCTACTGCGATCCCTTCACCCAATTTTCCATTGTCGCCGCCGACGAGGCGCTGGCGCAGGCGGGGTTTGAGCGCAAGCAAGTCGGCGGGCCGCGCACCGCGGTCATCATCGGCACCGGCATCGGCGGCGCCACGACCATCGATAACAACGCCTATCTCGAATATAAGCTCGACGGCCGTCCGGATACGTTGACCGTGCCACGCCTGATACCGAGCGCCGCGCCGACGACTCTCGGCATGCGCTACGGCGCCAAGGGACCGACCTTCGCGCTCGCCTCCGCCTGTTCCTCGGCGGCGCAGGCCATCGGCGAAGCCTTTGAAATGCTGCGCGCCGGCCGCGCCGACCGCGCCATCGCCGGCGGGGCGGAAGCCTGCGTGATCAATGGTTCGATTCGCTCCTGGGAGGCGCTGCGCGTTCTCACTCCGGATCTCTGCCGCCCGTTCTCGCAAAAGCGTAACGGCATGACGCTTGGCGAAGGCGCTGCTGTCGTCATCCTTGAAACGCTGGAAGGCGCGCAGGCGCGCGGCGCGACGCCGCTCTGCGAACTCGCCGGCTATGGCACGACGAGCGACGCTTTCGATCCGCTGCGCGCCGATGTCGAAGGCCCGTCGCGCTGCATGCGGCTTGCGCTCGAAAGCGCCGGATTGGAGCCCGGCGACGTCGATTATCTCAACGCCCATGGCACTGCGACCTACGCCAATGACATCACCGAATCGCAGGCGATGCGCGCCGTCTTCGGCGACGCGCCGCCGCCGGTTTCGTCAACGAAACCCGTGCACGGCCACGCGCTCGGCGCAAGCGGCGGGCTGGAGCTCGTCGTGACGATTTCCGCGCTGCGCGATCAGATTGCGCCGCCGACGATCAATTTTCTTGAGCCTGACCCCAAATGCGAGGTCGACGCCATTCCCAATGTCGCGCGGCAAATGCCGATTCGCGTCGCGCTCTCGAATTCTTTCGCCTTTGGCGGAATCAACGCCACGCTCGCCGTGCGGGCGATGACTTGA
- a CDS encoding DUF5765 domain-containing protein encodes MCWSGEASAVLATAGIAGAAYSALKKDPEPLALWVCLLYFASMESLQAVAYSVLNQCDSPLNQLMTMFGYLHITFQPFFINAVALYFMPKDSARIIAPWAYFGCFVAAIAMLLQLYPFDWAGHCAAGRPLCGDMLCTVRGEWHIAWLLPTNGIGNSMVNNPYLGRGYIEYPLMAFYIPSLYGSWRFILFSWLAGPFLAGLTTSNINEWPAVWCLFSIGLVLAIIKTPLRYHLHVGDPWWMMLIKWWKKRKAAAKAALAATAPQPAEPVALLTEVKEPAE; translated from the coding sequence ATGTGTTGGAGTGGAGAGGCGTCAGCGGTGTTGGCGACGGCGGGGATCGCCGGCGCGGCCTATTCGGCGCTCAAAAAGGACCCCGAACCGCTCGCCCTCTGGGTCTGCCTGCTCTACTTCGCCAGCATGGAGTCGCTTCAGGCGGTCGCCTATTCGGTTCTCAACCAATGCGACTCGCCGCTCAATCAATTGATGACCATGTTTGGTTATCTCCACATAACGTTCCAGCCCTTCTTCATTAACGCCGTCGCCCTCTATTTCATGCCCAAGGACAGCGCCCGCATCATCGCGCCCTGGGCCTATTTCGGATGCTTCGTCGCGGCCATCGCCATGCTGCTGCAGCTCTATCCCTTCGACTGGGCGGGCCACTGCGCCGCCGGACGGCCGCTGTGCGGCGACATGCTCTGCACGGTCCGCGGCGAATGGCACATCGCCTGGCTGCTGCCGACGAATGGCATTGGCAATTCGATGGTCAACAATCCCTATCTCGGGCGCGGCTACATCGAATATCCGCTGATGGCCTTCTACATCCCATCGCTTTACGGCAGCTGGCGCTTCATCCTGTTCTCCTGGCTTGCGGGACCGTTTCTCGCCGGCCTGACGACCAGCAACATCAATGAATGGCCGGCGGTCTGGTGCCTGTTCTCGATCGGGCTCGTGCTCGCCATCATCAAGACGCCGCTGCGCTATCATCTGCATGTCGGCGACCCGTGGTGGATGATGCTGATCAAATGGTGGAAGAAGCGCAAAGCGGCTGCAAAGGCGGCCCTCGCCGCGACGGCGCCGCAGCCGGCCGAGCCCGTCGCTCTCCTCACCGAGGTCAAAGAGCCCGCGGAGTGA
- a CDS encoding DUF2905 domain-containing protein, which yields MAKFLIIAGLVMVGLGLLWMVGERFGLGRLPGDIVVERGNFKFYFPLATSLILSVVISLLLWLFNR from the coding sequence GTGGCCAAGTTTCTCATCATTGCGGGGCTCGTCATGGTCGGCCTCGGCCTTCTGTGGATGGTCGGCGAGAGATTTGGCCTCGGGCGCCTGCCAGGCGATATCGTCGTTGAGCGTGGCAATTTTAAATTCTATTTCCCACTCGCCACGTCGCTCATTTTGAGCGTCGTCATCAGTCTGCTCTTGTGGCTGTTCAATCGATGA
- a CDS encoding ArsR/SmtB family transcription factor yields the protein MPKRSESLDRMFSALADPTRRAMVERLARGPANVSDLAKPLNMSLPAVMQHLQTLERSGLVTSRKIGRVRTCRIQPKRFDAAQAWLARQRAHWEARFDRLDAFLEKSED from the coding sequence ATGCCTAAGCGTTCTGAGAGCCTCGATCGCATGTTCTCGGCGCTCGCCGATCCGACGCGACGCGCCATGGTCGAGCGCCTTGCCCGCGGACCGGCGAATGTCAGCGACTTGGCCAAGCCGCTCAACATGTCGCTTCCAGCGGTCATGCAGCATCTGCAGACTCTGGAGCGGAGCGGGCTTGTGACGAGCCGAAAGATCGGGCGCGTGCGCACCTGCCGCATCCAGCCAAAAAGATTCGACGCCGCGCAGGCGTGGCTCGCGCGGCAACGCGCGCATTGGGAGGCGCGCTTCGATCGTTTGGACGCGTTCCTGGAGAAAAGCGAGGATTGA
- the murA gene encoding UDP-N-acetylglucosamine 1-carboxyvinyltransferase encodes MDKIKIVGGTRLHGVIPISGAKNAALPLMIASLLTRETVTLANMPLLADVMLLERILGNHGVDYAIAGKRTGESVDAGRTVHLTAREIVDTTAPYDLVSRMRASFWVLAPLVARCGEARVSLPGGCAIGTRPVDLLLMALEKLGAKLDIENGYVVASAKNGLIGAEIDFPKVTVGGTHTALMAASLARGTTVLRNAAREPEVVDLADCLIKMGARIKGAGQSTIEIEGVGSLFGARHAVMPDRIEAGTYAMAVAMTGGDVLLAGARADLLQAGLDALAQAGASITETNEGLRVTRNGAGISPVDVTTAPFPAFPTDLQAQFMALMTRAKGVSRITETIFENRFMHVQELARLGARIKLEGDTAIVTGADHLDGAPVMATDLRASVSLVIAALAARGETTINRVYHLDRGFERLEKKLRGCGAEIERITAAG; translated from the coding sequence ATGGATAAAATCAAGATCGTCGGCGGGACCAGGCTCCATGGCGTGATCCCGATCTCCGGCGCGAAGAACGCCGCCTTGCCGCTGATGATCGCATCGCTCCTGACGCGCGAAACCGTGACGCTCGCCAACATGCCGCTCCTCGCGGATGTGATGCTTCTCGAGCGCATCCTCGGCAATCATGGCGTGGATTACGCCATTGCCGGCAAGCGCACCGGCGAGTCCGTCGACGCCGGCCGCACCGTTCATCTCACCGCGCGCGAAATCGTCGACACCACCGCGCCCTATGATCTCGTCTCGCGCATGCGCGCCAGCTTTTGGGTGCTCGCGCCGCTCGTCGCGCGGTGCGGAGAGGCGCGCGTCTCGCTGCCGGGCGGCTGCGCCATCGGCACGCGCCCCGTCGATCTGCTGCTCATGGCGCTGGAAAAGCTCGGCGCCAAACTCGACATCGAAAATGGTTACGTCGTCGCCTCGGCGAAGAACGGTCTCATCGGCGCCGAGATCGACTTTCCCAAAGTCACGGTCGGCGGCACGCATACGGCGCTGATGGCGGCGTCGCTCGCGCGCGGAACCACCGTGCTGCGCAACGCCGCGCGCGAACCCGAAGTCGTCGATCTTGCCGACTGCCTCATAAAGATGGGCGCGCGCATCAAGGGCGCCGGCCAGTCGACGATCGAGATCGAGGGCGTGGGTTCGCTTTTCGGGGCAAGACACGCCGTCATGCCCGACCGCATCGAGGCCGGCACTTACGCCATGGCGGTGGCGATGACCGGGGGCGACGTTCTTCTCGCCGGCGCGCGCGCCGATCTTCTGCAGGCGGGGCTCGACGCCCTCGCGCAGGCAGGCGCCAGCATCACCGAGACGAATGAAGGCCTGCGGGTGACGCGTAACGGCGCCGGCATTTCGCCGGTCGATGTCACGACGGCGCCGTTCCCGGCCTTCCCGACCGATCTGCAGGCGCAATTCATGGCGCTGATGACGCGCGCCAAGGGCGTTTCCCGCATTACCGAGACGATTTTCGAGAACCGCTTCATGCATGTGCAGGAACTCGCGCGGCTTGGCGCCCGTATCAAGCTCGAAGGCGACACCGCGATTGTCACGGGCGCCGATCACCTCGATGGCGCGCCGGTGATGGCGACAGATCTGCGCGCCTCCGTCTCGCTGGTTATTGCGGCGCTCGCCGCGCGCGGCGAGACGACGATCAACCGAGTCTATCATCTCGATCGCGGTTTCGAGCGCCTGGAGAAGAAGCTGCGCGGCTGCGGCGCGGAAATCGAGCGCATCACCGCGGCGGGGTAG
- a CDS encoding SRPBCC family protein: MGDQKLDLEISRFVAAPRARVWKAWTDPDILKEWWCPRPWKTEVRAFDFHPGGAFHTFMSGPDGGESDNPGCFLDITPQERIIFTSMLVGGWRPASPWLAFTAILTMADEGPGTRYVARVMHKDDAERRRHEELGFYDGWGACITQLEDVARNIS, translated from the coding sequence ATGGGCGATCAAAAACTGGATCTTGAAATTTCCCGCTTCGTGGCCGCCCCCCGCGCGCGCGTCTGGAAGGCTTGGACCGACCCTGATATCCTTAAAGAATGGTGGTGCCCGCGGCCCTGGAAAACCGAGGTTCGCGCCTTCGACTTCCATCCCGGCGGCGCCTTCCACACGTTCATGAGCGGCCCGGATGGCGGAGAAAGCGACAATCCCGGCTGCTTTCTCGACATTACGCCGCAGGAGCGCATCATCTTCACCTCGATGCTGGTCGGCGGCTGGCGTCCCGCCTCGCCCTGGCTCGCATTTACGGCGATTCTGACCATGGCCGACGAGGGCCCCGGCACGCGCTACGTCGCGCGCGTCATGCATAAGGACGACGCCGAACGCCGACGCCATGAAGAATTGGGATTCTACGATGGCTGGGGCGCATGCATTACGCAGCTCGAGGACGTGGCGCGGAATATTTCCTGA
- the gloB gene encoding hydroxyacylglutathione hydrolase codes for MALEVAQFICLNDNFGLLAHEPELGATASVDAPDGEAIANEAERRGWPLTHLLLTHHHADHVQGTQTLKARFPHMKVIGAAKDAHRLPPLDRAVSEGDIVDVGEARARVIETPGHTLGHIAYYFGDDEILFVGDTLFSLGCGRVFEGTMDMMHLTLEALANLPGETQVYCGHEYTQANAKFALTVDPENSVLRERAQTVAELRKDGKFTLPTTIALENATNPFLRVEDPSVKAAMGMQDADPFAVFAAMRERKNVFAA; via the coding sequence ATGGCGTTGGAAGTCGCGCAATTCATCTGCCTCAACGATAATTTCGGCTTGCTCGCTCATGAGCCGGAGCTCGGCGCGACCGCGAGCGTCGATGCGCCCGACGGCGAAGCGATCGCCAATGAGGCCGAACGACGCGGCTGGCCGCTGACGCATTTGCTGCTGACCCATCACCACGCCGATCACGTTCAGGGAACGCAGACGCTCAAGGCGCGCTTTCCGCACATGAAGGTGATCGGCGCCGCCAAGGACGCGCATCGGCTGCCGCCGCTCGATCGCGCGGTTTCGGAGGGCGATATCGTGGACGTCGGCGAGGCGCGCGCGCGCGTCATTGAAACGCCCGGCCATACGCTTGGACACATCGCCTATTATTTCGGCGACGATGAAATTTTGTTTGTTGGCGACACGCTGTTCTCGCTCGGCTGCGGCCGCGTTTTCGAGGGCACCATGGACATGATGCATCTCACGCTCGAAGCGCTCGCCAATCTGCCCGGCGAAACACAGGTGTATTGCGGACACGAATATACGCAGGCCAACGCCAAATTCGCGCTCACCGTCGATCCGGAGAACTCAGTGTTGCGCGAACGGGCGCAAACGGTCGCCGAGCTGCGCAAGGATGGAAAATTCACGTTGCCGACGACGATCGCGCTCGAGAACGCCACGAACCCGTTTCTGCGCGTCGAGGACCCGAGCGTGAAGGCCGCGATGGGCATGCAGGACGCCGATCCTTTCGCCGTCTTCGCCGCGATGCGCGAACGCAAGAACGTTTTCGCCGCATGA
- the galE gene encoding UDP-glucose 4-epimerase GalE, with protein sequence MTVLVTGGAGYIGSHTVLELLDAGEPPPVVLDDLSTGFRWSVPEGTPLVVGDFGDADLVADLIERYAIDEIIHFAAKIVVPDSVADPLGYYLNNTAKARALLATSVARRVKRFIFSSTAAVYGDPLHNPVTEDEPLKPVSPYGRSKLMVEWMLEDTARAHGLAYVALRYFNVSGADPKGRSGQSTPNATHLIKVAVQTALGLRPKLQVFGDDYPTPDGTCVRDYIQVTDLSRAHLDALRYLRDGGANLTANCGYERGFSVLEVIESVKRVSGVDFDVQISPRRPGDPAAIVAANERIRRTLGWTPQHDDLDEIVRQALEWEKRLMARGG encoded by the coding sequence ATGACGGTTCTGGTTACGGGCGGCGCCGGCTATATCGGCAGTCATACGGTTCTCGAACTGCTCGACGCCGGCGAACCTCCGCCCGTTGTGCTCGACGATCTCTCGACCGGCTTCCGCTGGTCGGTTCCCGAGGGGACGCCGCTCGTGGTCGGCGATTTTGGCGACGCGGATCTCGTCGCGGATTTGATCGAGCGCTATGCCATTGATGAGATCATCCATTTCGCCGCAAAGATCGTCGTTCCCGATTCCGTCGCCGATCCTCTAGGTTATTATCTCAACAATACGGCGAAAGCGCGCGCGCTGCTCGCGACGTCGGTGGCGCGTCGCGTCAAACGCTTTATCTTTTCTTCGACCGCCGCCGTCTACGGCGATCCTCTGCATAATCCGGTGACCGAGGACGAGCCGCTAAAGCCGGTTTCGCCCTATGGGCGATCGAAGCTCATGGTCGAGTGGATGCTGGAGGATACGGCGCGCGCGCACGGCCTTGCCTATGTCGCCTTGCGCTATTTCAACGTCTCCGGCGCGGATCCCAAGGGTCGTTCGGGGCAATCGACGCCGAACGCTACGCATCTCATCAAGGTCGCCGTGCAGACGGCGCTCGGCCTGCGCCCAAAACTGCAGGTCTTCGGCGACGATTACCCGACGCCGGACGGCACATGCGTGCGCGACTATATCCAGGTGACCGATCTCTCGCGCGCCCATCTCGACGCCTTGCGCTATCTGCGCGACGGGGGCGCGAACCTAACGGCCAATTGCGGCTATGAGCGCGGCTTTTCCGTGCTCGAGGTGATCGAATCGGTGAAACGGGTTTCGGGCGTCGATTTCGACGTCCAAATTTCGCCGCGCCGTCCAGGCGACCCTGCCGCGATCGTCGCGGCGAACGAACGAATCCGCCGGACGCTCGGTTGGACGCCGCAGCATGACGATCTCGACGAGATCGTTCGTCAGGCTCTGGAGTGGGAAAAGCGCCTGATGGCGCGCGGCGGCTGA